AATGCGCCCAAGAGTTCTCCAGTCGCGTCGAATTTTAGAATATGATTCCGTGTCGGATCGGTGCACCAAACCACCCCGGCACTATCAACGGTAATCCCCAGTGGATTCCTCAAGTCGGTGTAGCCTGGAGGTGAACTTTTCGCACGATGCGTCTCCCAAACAGCCGTGCCATCGGCAGCGAGACGAGTTACAATACGAGACGATCCACCGGCTACCAAGAGCCCACCATCCTCCAGCTTCGCTAAGCCGTAGCTGGAGTCAGATGAATCATCCATACTAATAAATAGTTCGGGTGCCGAATCGGGCGACCATTTATACAAAGATACATTACTATTATTTTTTGCATCAGGATTCTTTAAGCGTAGGACGACTTTACCATCATCCATGACAGCGAGATCAGACGCATAAAAATACCCGCCCTCCCATAATGGACGCCCCTCATTTAGCTGCACCGGTGCCGCCCAACCTTCGTCGGTCAGCTTGCATACAAACAGGTTGATACCGCGAACGCGTGCATTCCAGTTGGAGCTAATATATAAATCTCCATTAGCTGCGAAAGCGAAAGATTCAAATGCGAGTTGCCCATCTTTAAATTCAGGGTCAAAGGCGACTTCAACTCGATCAGTCTCACCTGGCGTTAAGCGCATGAGCTTCCCATTGGACAAGAAGTACAGATCCCCCCCATACGGTTTCAATTGTGTGTCGTTAGTCACAATGGAGGCCGCATCTTGTGCTAAGGTGTGCATGAGATCAATCGATGCCCCCAGACTGTTGTCGCTCACGGCATACTTACGAATGGCAGCCCCCGCACGGTCATCCTGATAAGCAACCGTCAATTGACCATCGGGTGCAAATTCCAGCGCCGCGATAACCGCATCGACAGATTGCTTCCATACGGTCTCCCATGCTCCCCGCTCATTCAACACAAAAGCCTGAAGCTGATCTGAACGTTCATACCCGCCGACTAGCAGTTTCTTTTCCGCATTAAATGCTAACTGGCTCAATCCGCGCTCAAGTTCCAAGCGCTGAATTTCATCTCCATCAGCTGATAGTATCAATAAATCCTTAGCAAGTGCGACGAAGATCCTCCCGTCATCACCAACACAGGCTGCGGAAACATTGCCATCGATGAGTTTCCTCTGATAAAGCCCGTCCATCGTATAGACATACACAGCATGCTGCCCGGAGGTATGATATTTAAGTAAGACTTGGTCCGTGCCATAAGCACACAGTATCATCGCGCCCCCTGGGACATTAAATTCCTTATTCGCAAGCGGCATTAAACGCCCATGACTCGACTCAACCAACAAGGGACGATTCAGGCCCTCCTGTAATAGAATCTCCCCTTCCCCCGCAGCGACGAGATTCGATACATTTCCGAGCTTACGAGAAGGTTTCAAAGTCGATTTACGAAGATCCCCGACATACATACTATAAGGCCGGTATAGTGAAAGCAGTCGAAAATCATCATCGGCAACGAACTCCCCGACCTGCTGATCCGCACTCACCCAGAGGCGTCCCTCTGCATCATATGCAATGTCATTTATAGAAGACGCTCGCCAAGTATCAGTCACCACGGCTTCTTCGAGGCGGGGACGATCCGTGGTCAACTCAGGCACGCCATGATTCTCACTACGCTGCCAAAGCCCAGGCGGGTAACGTCCACTTAGATAATACACCTGCACGGCAACTTCACGTTCAAGTAGTCCACGCGCTTTCCAATACTCTCCTTTTTCGAAAGCGCTGATAGACGCATCCAAACAAGCCAACATGGCTAAATAATCTTCCTGCGAGAGCTCTGGCGCGATTAGTTTGGAAATTAAATCTTCACGCAAGTCTTTCGCAAATTCAATGATTGGCTGCAAGTCCTCCACATATCCTTCCGGCAACCTGATGTCCAAGGCCCCCAGTCCTTCACAATCCGGAGAGCGAAATGCATACATCATAAACGGCTCTAATTCCAAGTCCATGGACTTGGCAGAGACATTGACGGAATCACCACTTGAGGCCGAATAGATGCTTGCATCGCCCACAGTAAGTGAGGTCTGAACCTTCACGTTTAAACGATTGACCAAATAAAACCACAGCACGCCTTGCTCATCGCGATGAGTCCAAATCGCAACTGGATCGCGCGCGAGCTCCGATGGCTCAAAAGGCACATCCGGCAGCGAGCGAAACTCCCGCATGAATGGTTGCAGTAAAGACGGGGTGCCAAATATCCAGCCACTCCCGCCGTTTACGAAAAAACGAACATCTGAGTTTGCCATCGCTTGCGCGTACATACCACGCTCATTCAAGCCCGAAGGCATACACGAATCGAATGCCGAGTATGGCTCTCCTCCCAACTCAGACCAATCCAAGTTGCGATTGACTTCATAATAGGAACTATAGAGCGCATAAGCGCGTCCATCCATACGGCCGACTTCTTTCAATGATTCATCATGCAAGCGGTCAGCTTTGGATGCATCGCTGACGGGTATCGAAAAACGACGACCGTATCCTTGACTAGGCGGAATAATGACAATCTCACTCTGCTTTGCATAACGTTCCCAATCCATACCAACTTCGCGCATTTGCTGGAGAATGTCGGTACTCAGCGCATGCCGACTATCCAAACCGAACCAATTCAAGTAAAGTTTTGCATCGGGTTTCGCCTGCTGAATGCGCGCTAAGATCCTTTGGTGATAGTCGTAAATCTTATCGCAACGCCATTGCACCCAGCGCTCCCGGGCAGCTCCCATCAGGAAATTATAACGTTCAGCAAATCGATTTGGATCTTCCGCATCGCCTGGCACTTGCATGCCCGTATCGCTTTCAAAATACGAAATGGTCCAATCATCATAGCCCCAATTATAATTTGGCAAAGCATTCCAGCCCTGCCACTGCCAAGTAAACATCATACGCGATGAAATACCGGTAAAAGAGTCTACATCGCCCAAAGTGTCGGCCAATTCCCCCAAGATATCAATGTACAGCTGCTGCACTTTGGGATGTAATGCATTAAATACATAGGGCTCCCATGAATGTTTATACTTACCACGGCGATCCCGGATGATCATGTCTTTGACATCATCATCTCTAAATTTCACCTCTTTGACGGTCTTCCCATTTTCCTTCGATTCCTCTTCCCAAATCCCGATCACATGCTTCTCAAACCACTTTTGCCCTGTGATATGAAACTCTGGCAAAAACTTCTCGTTAAACTTCTCCGCAACCAGAGCACCTAAGCGAACCTCATTGTCTGGACGACTGAAATACCCGTCCAGGATTCGACTCGGATAGTGGTTTCCCTGATACACATTAATGGTCGGAAACATGAGATTGGCACCGATATGGCGGTTCCACTCTCCCCATCGATTAAAGGCATTCAAATCTTGGCGAATATCCCCCGATAGACCGCCAAAAAACTTCAACCAGCGGCCATTTTCTTCGAAGTAAAATCCAAGACTGCGACCACGCGTCTCTCCCAGTGGAGCCGCAGGCAATCCAGATTCAACCAAGTCGATCTGAATACTTGCTGCGGCAGCCTTCATTCCGGGAACCAAGTTTAGCACGGCAACCACCACTTCATCTTTTGCTTTCGCATAGAAGAAGGCTTGGTGCGTTTGCATGCTCATTGTCAGTGGATACTGGTCTCCGGTTTCCACTCCCCCCGTATTCGCCACGCTCAAAGCTAAATTACCTTTTCCTGAACCGTCGTTGACCCAGAAGCCCATACTCCGGCGATCATCGTCTGGATATGTGACCGTGATCCGGTATAGACGTTGCACCTCTGGCAAACTGAATTTATACGAAAAACCATCCAGCCCCCAGTAGCCATCCCCATCATTGCCTTCACCAGAAGATTCGCGATAGCTTCCGAAATCGGTTTCCACAACACGAGTTGCCCCATCCTTTTCCCAAAATTGCCCAGCTGGATACTCTGCACTACAATCAATAGAAATCACAGGGCTCACCGTTAATTCTGCAGGCGGCTTGTCCACCCCCTGTGGATCTACAATCACAAATGTGCCGGCCTTTAAATCCGCCGGTAATAAATCGATGCCATTCGCCTGCCCCACCAGATCATACACACCCTCGGGAGGCATGGTTAACTCAACTTGCTTTTCTACCGGTTCGGCAACCGCGGCAAACTGAAGTTCCCCAGCGGGAAACAAAGCCCCAGTCTCACGGTTCCGGAACTGCAATTGATAATGGCTTGCGACACTACTACCGCCCAGAAAGGTAAAAGGCACTTGTTCGCCAGCATGTGAAATGCGCTCGCCTGATAGATAACGTATCGTCCCAGTCGCATCCTCTGCTTTGCGAATTCTCCAACTATCTGGCAGATCTCCAGGCCAAGTCACACGATGGAATCGGATGGTATGCCTCCCCGCACTCAGCCAAAAATTGGCTTCTTTGAAGCCAATGACTTTATCAACGACATCCGCCTTGGTCGAAACAGAATGCCACAACACAGTCTCGCCATCAATGATTACATTGCGTGGCCATTCTATGGGCATTCCGTTAAACCACATCTCATACCAAGCATCTTCAGGAATCTCGATATCATACTCCGCCCACCCAGAAGCCTGATTGAGCTTCCCTTCTGCCTTCAACTCCTCAGGTTTGCTCCAACTAGGCCATTGTAAATGTGAATTGGAATAACTCCAGCCTTCACGTTTAATTTCGAATGATTCAGCTGCTGGCAATTGCCCACAGAAAAGAAATAGGGTAATGCATGCTGCCGTTTGAAGCAATAGACGATTCATCATAAGAGGTTCGCGAGGTATTATGGAGAAATTGAGGCAGATTCTATGAATATTATTGCTTCCAATAAATGCCTTCGGTGGTCAATTCCCAGTCATCAGTGCGAAAAACAGGCGCTGGTAGTCCATGCTTATTGACTAGATTGGCTCCACTGGGTTGAGGGAACCACGAATAACGAACTGCAACTGGATCACTCACTTCAGGACTAGAGACGAGCACAGTATCGCCCTCAATCACTGCATTTGCATGGACCCACTTTTGATCGCGACCAGCGATAGTAAAGCCCTGCAAGGAATCTCCGCCCGATGCATGCAAGCTACCCGCCGTATGATCAAAAGACAACCGGATCGCACCATCCTCAATCTGCTGAGATTTATAAATGGGGCTTAACTTGGGTGTACCCATCTTATAGACAGTGGCCAATGCCGCCCAGGCTAAACGCTGGCCCACCGGCAGCTTATTACGATAATGCACATCATCCGCAGGCGTCATTAAATCATTAGTCACCACCATCGCAGTATAAGGCACTTCGGAGAGTGACTTTAGCTGCTGCGACTTCAACTCAGACCCGACATCTTCCACGGGTTCACCCGTATACAGCTTTCCTGTTCCATAGGCGATTTGAACGTATAGGAATGGCAAAGTTTCATTGCCAAATAAGCTTCTCCAATTTTCGACTAACACTTTAAAGCGCTCACTGTAAGCGGCGGCGACCTGTGAGTCGCTTTCGCCTTGGTACCATAGAACGCCTTTGATTGGAAGCCTGCCTAATGGCTGGATCAAACTATCATAGTTCAACGCGATCCCATCGCGTGAGCGGGTGCTTGCCACAATGTTGGGCTCACGCGGCGGTGCAGTGCCATTAGCTTCTGCTTTAGCGCTCTCACGCTTCCACTTCGTGACTTGCCCATAGAGCTTGTTGATATGCAATAGTTCCGGCACACGCTGCTCAGTATACTCACGTTCCACATCCAGCAGCACTTGCAAGGATGGTATGCTGCGATGTGCTTCACGACTGATCCAATTAGAAATCATGGTACCACCACGGTTGGCGTTCACCAATCCAATGGGATAGTTCAACGCCTGCCCCACTTCCATACCGAATGCAAAAGGGATCGCGTTCCACTGTTTCAGGTTCTGTGCATCGCCGCCCGAGACAGCCTGCTTCCAGAAAAGCCCTTTTGTCCATGGTTTGCCGGCACGATCGACACCACGATCAAAAACATATGCCAATCGAACATTTGGATTATTCGCCTCCTCCAAAACTTCTTCACTGGCAGCAGAGAGCACACTGCCCCCCATGTTGGATTGCCCCGACAGCAGCCACACATCCCCAACCACTAAATCCTTCACACGCACAGCCTTGTGACCTTCCGATTCGACGCGAAGCTCTACTGGCGCATCTTCTACTCGCAGTGGTTCGAATATCACTTCCCAATAGCCCTCTGCATCAACCTGAGTGACTTGCTGCTGCTCAGCCAGAGTCACCACAACTTCTTCTCCTGGAAAGCCCATCCCCCAAACCGGCATGGGCTCACCTTGCTGCAGCACGCCACCATTTGCAAAGACTCCTGCGACATTGAAATCTGGTTCCAATGGAGCCGTTTCTTTGGCAAGGTCTCCGGAAATAAAAAATCCAGCCTTCAAATCAGCAGGCCGTAACCACTCGTCGGCAACTTTAGCCTGGAGTGAATAGAGACCCGCTTCAGGCATAACAAACTGCACGGATTTCTCTACAAATGCTTGATTTGCGGAAAACTCGACCTGACTCGCAAATGTGACTTCATCCGTCTTTTCATTTTTCCAGTATAAGTCGTATGCAATCGCGTGTTCTTGAGTGCCTGCTTGAAGCCGAATATTTAATTTCGACTTAGGCGCCTGTATGCGACTGTCATCGATCACTGCACGTAAACGCGCACCGGCACTTTGATCCGAGGGGCGCAATTCCCAGATAGAAGGTAATACCCCGGGAAAACCATAACGCTGAAAACGTATGTAATGACTACCTTTGCTCAGATATAGATTGGCCTCTTTAAATCGCACGCCATCCCGTGGTCCGGAATCCAACTTATCCTGGCCATATGCCAGCTGCAAGCGTGTGACGACGTCTCCGTCGATATAGATATCACGCGGCCATTCTGGAGGGCAGCCCCCCAGCCACAACTCATACCAGCCAGCCTCAACAATCTCGAAATCATACTCAGCCCAACCTGGTGTCCACAGACCTTTATTCTGCTTCCGATTCAGCTCCATCTCCGCGTCTGTCCTATAAAAGTCATTGCGATCATAGCTCCAACCATCACGTACAATAGACGTAACACTATCAGCTGCATGGACGCAAAGCATCGAGGTCGCCATGAGGCTTAGTAATAAAAGTAGATGTTTCATATTTGTTATAGGACGTGATATCAATACGAGTGTATTCACTATTTCTGCGGGACTGGTGAGAATGATAGATCTCCGGGAATCGTCATGAACCCCGTAAACCAAATTTGCATACTACCGCCCTGATTTTTAACCAGCAATCGGTTCTCCCCCTGCTTTAATGTCACTTTTACTGGCTTAGGCTTCCAACGTGTGTACCACATACCGGTCGCCTGCTGCTCCTTCAAATCACCTTCAGGCCGCAATTGCTCCCCGTTCAAGTAGGCATTCGCCCACCAGTCTGTGCCCAGGTAAAAGATCACCTCCTGCTCCTTCGGGCTGTTAATGAAAGTCTGCGCAAAGCCGAAATCCAAAGCGGTAATGCCACTGCGCTGTGAGAAATTGACGCCCTCAAACTCATGAGAGCCTACGACTTCATCGGTTTGCTGCCAACGCAATTCATTGCCATATTCATTCTGGTATACCGCATCGATCGAGGGGTCTGCTTGTGGTGGATACACCTTACTAGCTCCCTGCAACAAGGCATTCGAATTGGTCTCACCACGCAAGTGTGGCGTCCAACTGGACTTAAATGGACCAACGGTCGACCATAATGTAGTCGGCAAAGGTTGTAAGACAGGTGCCAAAATCCAGGCATAAAGACCATAATTCCCGGATCCTAGGATAGTGAAATCAACGGCGCCTGCCTCCAAATACATGCGAGGAAAAACAACTTTGCTCGGCTCATTCGCCACTGTCACAGTCAAAGGCACCGCCAAACGCTGACCATCCACGGAAACAGGCATCACGCAATTACGATCACCGACAAAACCAACGCTCAAGTCATAATAACCCGAAACTGGAATATCGATTTCCAGCGTTAAAGTATCGCTGGAATTGACCAATACTTGATCAAATTTCCAATTAGAATTGAACTCTTCCGAAGGCACTAGCGCGGCGGGCGTGTCGGACTTAACCGCTGGCTGTAAATCCACCGCACTTAGAAAAGGTCGATCCGCCTCAAAACGACCACTTAATGTATTCATCAAGATCATTGGGAAACGTGCCCGGACTTGATCCTGCGGGTAACTACCAAGCTTCTCATACACAGCCATCATGGATGCCGAGCTCAGAAAGGTTCGTGTGCGCCAGTATGCTTGATCCTGGTACGACTCCCACGCGTCATCCAAAACACTGGCATAGGCAGTCCGCTCATCCAAGCTGAATGTATCAATGAA
The nucleotide sequence above comes from Coraliomargarita algicola. Encoded proteins:
- a CDS encoding sialate O-acetylesterase — encoded protein: MKHLLLLLSLMATSMLCVHAADSVTSIVRDGWSYDRNDFYRTDAEMELNRKQNKGLWTPGWAEYDFEIVEAGWYELWLGGCPPEWPRDIYIDGDVVTRLQLAYGQDKLDSGPRDGVRFKEANLYLSKGSHYIRFQRYGFPGVLPSIWELRPSDQSAGARLRAVIDDSRIQAPKSKLNIRLQAGTQEHAIAYDLYWKNEKTDEVTFASQVEFSANQAFVEKSVQFVMPEAGLYSLQAKVADEWLRPADLKAGFFISGDLAKETAPLEPDFNVAGVFANGGVLQQGEPMPVWGMGFPGEEVVVTLAEQQQVTQVDAEGYWEVIFEPLRVEDAPVELRVESEGHKAVRVKDLVVGDVWLLSGQSNMGGSVLSAASEEVLEEANNPNVRLAYVFDRGVDRAGKPWTKGLFWKQAVSGGDAQNLKQWNAIPFAFGMEVGQALNYPIGLVNANRGGTMISNWISREAHRSIPSLQVLLDVEREYTEQRVPELLHINKLYGQVTKWKRESAKAEANGTAPPREPNIVASTRSRDGIALNYDSLIQPLGRLPIKGVLWYQGESDSQVAAAYSERFKVLVENWRSLFGNETLPFLYVQIAYGTGKLYTGEPVEDVGSELKSQQLKSLSEVPYTAMVVTNDLMTPADDVHYRNKLPVGQRLAWAALATVYKMGTPKLSPIYKSQQIEDGAIRLSFDHTAGSLHASGGDSLQGFTIAGRDQKWVHANAVIEGDTVLVSSPEVSDPVAVRYSWFPQPSGANLVNKHGLPAPVFRTDDWELTTEGIYWKQ